The Anguilla anguilla isolate fAngAng1 chromosome 4, fAngAng1.pri, whole genome shotgun sequence genome has a window encoding:
- the LOC118225173 gene encoding polymeric immunoglobulin receptor-like: MHMATTQLLFLSIIFLFVLPGADAGAVSTVSDVAVQTGRSVTIPCHYDKKYEKHVKYWCRGSDWNTCRTLVRTDSPKVEGETSITDDPTHHVFAVTMTKLKTEVSGYYWCGIEINGGGDESTRLYLSVTAGTPGLWVDQQEVTGVEGGHVSVQCHYDEPSSMKKWCRAEGSGMELNFGKSGRAEIKNGRSKNVFIVTMRELNREDTGWYWCAAGELQIPVHITAAQETTTTTFWTSSLLTDAIASPSEAHKQYTLVITTEAPFTVFDSSTSYVQKPSCPEHGSQPCSSAPTSLEWTLGPLRHTGVALVFVICSAVAFWKIWRYRRAQHSRKNREVVGRYAKNTAEPCNLLTMDVIALMSSSPESFQPQL; the protein is encoded by the exons aTGCATATGGCTACCACTCAGCTACTCTTCCTCTCCATCATCTTCCTCTTTGTACTGCCAG gtgctgATGCTGGAGCTGTGTCCACAGTGAGTGATGTAGCTGTACAGACAGGAAGATCTGTCACCATCCCATGTCACTAtgataagaaatatgaaaagcatgtgaaaTACTGGTGTCGGGGGTCAGATTGGAATACGTGTCGTACTCTAGTACGAACTGACTCTCCAAAAGTCGAAGGTGAAACATCAATCACTGATGACCCTACACATCATGTATTTGCTGTTACCATGACAAAGCTGAAGACAGAGGTCTCTGGATACTACTGGTGTGGTATAGAGATCAATGGTGGTGGAGATGAGAGCACAcgtctgtacctgtctgtcactgcag GCACTCCTGGACTCTGGGTTGACCAGCAGGAGGTGACCGGTGTGGAAGGGGGCcatgtcagtgtgcagtgtcacTATGATGAACCGAGCAGCATGAAGAAGTGGTGCAGGGCTGAGGGCTCCGGTATGGAATTGAATTTTGGTAAATCTGGAAGAGCAGAGATCAAAAATGGCCGTTCtaaaaatgtcttcattgtGACGATGAGGGAGCTGAACAGAGAGGACACAGGCTGGTATTGGTGTGCTGCTGGAGAACTACAGATCCCTGTTCACATCACTGCTGCTCAAGAAACTACAACTACCACAT TCTGGACTTCGAGCTTGCTGACAGATGCCATCGCATCTCCCTCTGAAGCCCACAAGCAGTACACACTGGTCATCACAACAGAAGCACCTTTTACTGTGTTCGACTCTTCTACTTCCTATGTCCAGAAGCCCAGTTGTCCAGAACACGGAAGCCAGCCGTGTTCCAG TGCACCGACGAGCTTGGAATGGACTCTGGGGCCGCTACGCCACACCGGGGTTGCTTTGGTGTTCGTAATATGCTCCGCCGTCGCCTTTTGGAAGATTTGGCGATACCGCA GAGCGCAGCACTCGAGAAAGAATAGAGAAGTCGTGGGACGTTACGCAAAGAACACCGCAGAGCCCTGCAATCTACTGACCATGGATGTG ATCGCTCTGATGTCATCATCACCAGAATCGTTCCAGCCTCAGCTTTAA